One segment of Nocardioides sp. QY071 DNA contains the following:
- a CDS encoding response regulator yields MTHVQEGGPAYWRVAIVEDHRLQRLRTEELVGRQPGLRVVCSCETLDELMTWMAGRSSHERPHVVVLDLVVDRGRDADPAVVERLVRSGLRVLVLSAMASVPLVRAMIRAGVTGFVGKRDTEEDIVAALWAVLRRRQWITPELASVMAGDAQRPRLSDQEERALVLYASGLTLDAVAEALGVKRDTVKKYIERVKAKYADVGRPVRTKIDLNREAIRDGLMTPSS; encoded by the coding sequence GTGACACACGTGCAGGAGGGCGGGCCTGCGTACTGGCGCGTCGCGATCGTCGAGGACCATCGGTTGCAGCGGCTGCGCACCGAGGAGCTGGTCGGCCGGCAGCCCGGCCTGCGGGTGGTGTGCTCCTGCGAGACGCTCGACGAGCTGATGACCTGGATGGCGGGCCGGTCGTCGCACGAGCGGCCGCATGTCGTCGTCCTCGACCTCGTCGTCGACCGTGGCCGCGACGCGGACCCGGCCGTCGTCGAGCGGCTGGTGCGTTCCGGGCTGCGTGTCCTGGTGCTCTCCGCGATGGCGTCGGTCCCGCTCGTGCGCGCCATGATCCGCGCCGGAGTCACCGGTTTCGTGGGCAAGAGGGACACCGAGGAGGACATCGTCGCTGCGCTCTGGGCGGTGCTCCGGCGCCGTCAGTGGATCACCCCGGAGCTGGCGAGCGTGATGGCGGGGGACGCTCAGCGTCCCCGGCTCAGCGATCAGGAGGAGCGCGCCCTGGTTCTCTACGCGTCCGGCCTGACCCTCGACGCGGTCGCCGAGGCCTTGGGGGTGAAGCGCGACACCGTCAAGAAGTACATCGAGCGCGTGAAGGCCAAGTACGCCGACGTCGGGCGTCCGGTGCGGACGAAGATCGACCTCAACCGGGAGGCGATCCGAGACGGCCTGATGACCCCGTCGTCATGA
- a CDS encoding FAD-dependent oxidoreductase, giving the protein MAYVVTQSCCADASCVVACPVNCIHPAPGEPGFGTTEMVYVDATACVGCGACATACPVGAMVPDAALTTKQLPFLELNAAYYDAFPHADRTPVALVPQQRRLTRTGPFRVAVIGAGPAGLYTADELLKHPEVGGVDVYDRLRTPYGLVRHGVAPDHASTKLVTRLFEAIERQPRFRYFLDVEVGAPDSTSITLADLRSHYDAVVYAVGASADRSLGIPGEDLAGSVPATALVGWYNGHPEQQDLDVPLGPVSNPSGRAVVVGNGNVALDVARILARPVEVLERTDLAPGPLDQLRASNVREVVVLGRRGPAQAAFTVPELIGLAALDDIDVVVDVDPALLTGDDQRSALLRDLAERPVADGSDKRRIVLSFAVSPVEVIGTDGRVTGVRVARNRLVEETDGSVRAEATYDTFVLDAGLVVRSVGHRGTPVAGLPFDERTATVPNHEGRVEPGVYVVGWIKRGPVGFIGTNKTDAQETVETILDDLDAGLPAPSGTAAAIASLVAERHTDAADLAAWQRLDAAERERGARAGRPRAKITDVAEQRSVAAPPAAVRRRGLLRRTVSLTS; this is encoded by the coding sequence ATGGCGTACGTCGTCACGCAGTCGTGCTGCGCCGACGCCTCGTGCGTCGTCGCCTGCCCGGTCAACTGCATCCACCCCGCCCCGGGTGAGCCCGGCTTCGGCACCACCGAGATGGTGTACGTCGACGCGACCGCCTGCGTCGGCTGCGGCGCCTGCGCGACCGCGTGCCCGGTCGGGGCGATGGTGCCCGACGCCGCGCTGACGACCAAGCAGCTGCCGTTCCTCGAGCTCAACGCCGCCTACTACGACGCGTTCCCCCACGCCGACCGCACTCCGGTCGCGCTGGTTCCGCAGCAGCGCCGCCTCACCCGCACCGGCCCGTTCCGGGTCGCGGTGATCGGCGCCGGCCCGGCCGGGCTCTACACGGCCGACGAGCTGCTCAAGCACCCCGAGGTCGGCGGAGTCGACGTCTACGACCGGCTGCGCACGCCGTACGGCCTGGTCCGGCACGGTGTCGCCCCGGACCACGCGTCGACCAAGCTGGTGACCCGGCTGTTCGAGGCGATCGAGCGGCAGCCGCGGTTCCGCTACTTCCTCGACGTCGAGGTCGGCGCCCCCGACAGCACCAGCATCACCCTCGCCGACCTGCGGTCCCACTACGACGCGGTCGTGTACGCCGTCGGCGCCTCCGCCGACCGCAGCCTGGGCATCCCCGGCGAGGACCTGGCCGGCTCGGTCCCGGCGACGGCCCTGGTCGGCTGGTACAACGGCCACCCCGAGCAGCAGGACCTCGACGTCCCGCTCGGCCCGGTCTCCAACCCGTCCGGTCGCGCGGTCGTCGTCGGCAACGGCAACGTCGCGCTCGACGTGGCGCGCATCCTGGCCCGGCCGGTCGAGGTCCTCGAGCGCACCGACCTGGCGCCCGGCCCGCTCGACCAGCTGCGCGCGAGCAACGTGCGCGAGGTGGTCGTCCTCGGCCGTCGTGGTCCCGCGCAGGCGGCGTTCACCGTTCCCGAGCTGATCGGCCTCGCCGCGCTCGACGACATCGACGTGGTCGTCGACGTCGATCCCGCGCTGCTCACCGGCGACGACCAGCGCAGCGCTCTTCTCCGCGACCTGGCCGAGCGCCCGGTCGCCGATGGCAGCGACAAGCGGCGGATCGTGCTCAGCTTCGCGGTCTCCCCCGTCGAGGTCATCGGCACCGACGGCCGGGTCACCGGTGTCCGGGTCGCCCGCAACCGCCTGGTCGAGGAGACCGACGGGAGCGTTCGCGCCGAGGCCACCTACGACACGTTCGTCCTCGACGCCGGCCTGGTCGTCCGCTCCGTCGGCCACCGGGGCACCCCGGTCGCCGGGCTGCCGTTCGACGAGCGGACCGCCACGGTCCCCAACCACGAGGGTCGCGTCGAGCCGGGCGTCTACGTCGTCGGCTGGATCAAGCGCGGTCCGGTCGGCTTCATCGGCACCAACAAGACCGACGCCCAGGAGACGGTCGAGACCATTCTCGACGACCTCGACGCCGGCCTCCCCGCACCGAGTGGCACGGCCGCCGCGATCGCGTCGCTGGTCGCCGAGCGGCACACCGACGCGGCCGACCTCGCCGCCTGGCAGCGCCTCGACGCCGCCGAGCGCGAGCGCGGTGCGCGGGCCGGCCGGCCCCGCGCCAAGATCACCGACGTCGCGGAGCAGCGCTCGGTCGCCGCGCCGCCCGCCGCCGTACGTCGTCGGGGACTGCTGCGGCGTACCGTGTCGCTGACATCGTGA
- a CDS encoding MoxR family ATPase: protein MTWFDAPADAATRLAAAGYLADAATATTTYLAGALEKPLLLEGPAGVGKTELAKAVSRATGAELVRLQCYEGLDEARALYEWNYKKQLLRIQAANAGDSGVDWDATHDDIFSEEFLLTRPLLTAIRREEPTVLLIDEVDKTDIEVEGLLLEVLSDFQVTIPELGTVAATRRPFVVLTSNASRELSEAVKRRCLYLHIDYPDAARERQILQQQVPGLDDRIAEQLVTTVGRLRELELKKAPSIAESVDWARTLIALEIRDLDAKAIADTLGAVLKHQSDHERAVKELKLARA from the coding sequence ATGACCTGGTTCGACGCCCCGGCCGACGCGGCCACCCGGCTCGCGGCGGCGGGCTACCTCGCGGACGCCGCCACGGCGACCACCACCTATCTCGCCGGCGCGTTGGAGAAGCCGCTGCTGCTCGAGGGGCCGGCCGGCGTCGGGAAGACCGAGCTGGCGAAGGCGGTGTCCCGGGCGACGGGCGCCGAGCTGGTCCGGCTGCAGTGCTACGAGGGGCTCGACGAGGCGCGCGCGCTCTACGAGTGGAACTACAAGAAGCAGCTCCTGCGGATCCAGGCCGCCAACGCCGGCGACTCCGGTGTCGACTGGGATGCCACCCACGACGACATCTTCTCCGAGGAGTTCCTGCTCACCCGGCCCCTGCTCACCGCGATCCGGCGCGAGGAGCCGACGGTGCTGCTCATCGACGAGGTGGACAAGACCGACATCGAGGTCGAGGGCCTGTTGCTGGAGGTGCTCAGCGACTTCCAGGTGACCATCCCCGAGCTCGGCACCGTCGCCGCGACCCGCCGCCCGTTCGTCGTCCTGACCTCGAACGCCAGCCGCGAGCTGTCCGAGGCGGTCAAGCGCCGCTGCCTCTACCTCCACATCGACTATCCGGACGCCGCCCGCGAGCGGCAGATCCTGCAGCAGCAGGTCCCCGGCCTCGACGACCGGATCGCCGAGCAGCTGGTCACCACCGTCGGGCGGTTGCGCGAGCTGGAGCTGAAGAAGGCACCCTCGATCGCCGAGTCGGTCGACTGGGCCCGAACCCTGATCGCGCTCGAGATCCGCGACCTCGACGCCAAGGCGATCGCCGACACCCTCGGCGCCGTGCTCAAGCACCAGTCCGACCACGAGCGCGCCGTCAAGGAGCTCAAGCTCGCCCGGGCTTGA
- a CDS encoding response regulator transcription factor — MGDGGSEVWQVALVEDHLLQRRRTEEILGRESGLVVVASCSTLPEFLAWVQRAPVSSRPQLLVLDLSVDRGPSVDPDVVARLVDAGLRILVLSALASPALVRAVIKAGVAGIVGKRDSEQDVVDAVWTVLRRGEWMTPDLAAVIASDADRPQLSDQEERALVLYASGLTLGAVAEALGVKPESAKTYIGRVKAKYAAAGRPVRSKVELSRIAVDDGYVGHV; from the coding sequence GTGGGAGATGGAGGGTCGGAGGTCTGGCAGGTCGCCCTCGTTGAGGACCACCTGCTGCAACGTCGCCGTACCGAGGAGATCCTCGGACGCGAGTCGGGCCTGGTCGTGGTGGCGAGCTGCAGCACGCTGCCCGAGTTCCTCGCCTGGGTGCAGCGTGCACCGGTGAGCTCGCGCCCCCAGCTGCTCGTGCTCGACCTCAGCGTCGATCGTGGGCCCAGCGTCGACCCGGACGTCGTGGCTCGCCTCGTCGACGCCGGTCTGCGGATCCTGGTGCTGTCCGCGCTCGCCTCACCCGCCCTGGTCCGCGCCGTCATCAAGGCCGGAGTCGCCGGGATCGTCGGCAAGCGCGACTCCGAGCAGGACGTGGTCGACGCGGTGTGGACCGTGCTGCGCCGCGGCGAGTGGATGACCCCTGACCTCGCCGCCGTGATCGCCTCCGACGCCGACCGTCCGCAGCTCAGCGACCAGGAGGAGCGGGCTCTGGTGCTCTATGCCTCCGGGCTCACCCTCGGCGCGGTCGCCGAGGCCTTGGGGGTCAAGCCCGAGTCGGCGAAGACCTACATCGGCCGGGTGAAGGCCAAGTACGCCGCGGCGGGTCGGCCGGTGCGCTCGAAGGTCGAGCTCAGCCGGATCGCCGTGGACGACGGGTACGTCGGGCACGTGTGA
- a CDS encoding NAD(P)/FAD-dependent oxidoreductase: MSDTTHLDVLIIGAGLSGIDAAYHVTKAFPDKSYAVLEMRDSLGGTWDLFRYPGIRSDSDMHTLGFGWKPWKGTKAIVDGPDILAYLKEAAAENGIDQHIRYHHKLVHAEFSTEDARWTVTVERTDTGETIELTASFLWSTSGYYRYDEGFTPSFAGADEFAGQIVHPQHWPEDLDYAGKRVVVIGSGATAVTLIPALADSGAGHVTMLQRTPTYIISQPAYDKISAEMYRRLPDKLAQKLVRTRYLTSRIAFYEFCQARPKESRALLRKLLERQLPDDVSFDEHFKPPYDPWDQRLCAVPGGDLFKALRHHTVDIVTDHIDRFTPKGILLKSGKELEADIIITATGLNLQIFGGATLGVDGTKIAPSETMAYKGLMLSEIPNFAFIIGYTNASWTLKADLVCEYVVKVLRRMDETGTRMVVPRRDPSVAEEPFLDFEAGYVMRSIDSLPKQGATFPWRLKMNYFKDILVFRKAVEDEALEFSA, from the coding sequence ATGAGCGACACCACGCACCTCGACGTGCTGATCATCGGCGCCGGCCTGTCCGGCATCGACGCGGCGTACCACGTCACCAAGGCGTTCCCGGACAAGAGCTATGCCGTCCTGGAGATGCGCGACTCACTCGGCGGCACGTGGGACCTGTTCCGCTACCCCGGCATCCGCTCCGACTCCGACATGCACACCCTCGGCTTCGGCTGGAAGCCGTGGAAGGGCACCAAGGCGATCGTCGACGGTCCCGACATCCTCGCCTACCTCAAGGAGGCGGCGGCCGAGAACGGCATCGACCAGCACATCCGCTACCACCACAAGCTGGTGCACGCGGAGTTCTCCACCGAGGACGCCCGCTGGACGGTCACCGTCGAGCGCACCGACACCGGCGAGACGATCGAGCTGACCGCGAGCTTCCTGTGGTCGACGTCCGGCTACTACCGCTACGACGAGGGCTTCACCCCGAGCTTCGCCGGCGCCGACGAGTTCGCCGGGCAGATCGTGCACCCGCAGCACTGGCCCGAGGACCTCGACTACGCCGGCAAGCGGGTCGTCGTGATCGGCTCCGGGGCCACCGCGGTCACCCTGATCCCCGCGCTGGCCGACTCGGGCGCCGGTCACGTCACGATGTTGCAGCGCACGCCGACGTACATCATCAGCCAGCCGGCGTACGACAAGATCTCGGCCGAGATGTACCGCCGGTTGCCCGACAAGCTCGCGCAGAAGCTGGTCCGCACCCGCTACCTCACCAGCCGGATCGCGTTCTACGAGTTCTGCCAGGCCCGGCCCAAGGAGTCGCGCGCACTGCTGCGCAAGCTGCTCGAGCGCCAGCTGCCCGACGACGTCAGCTTCGACGAGCACTTCAAGCCGCCGTACGACCCGTGGGACCAGCGGCTGTGCGCCGTCCCCGGCGGCGACCTGTTCAAGGCACTGCGCCACCACACCGTCGACATCGTGACCGACCACATCGACCGGTTCACGCCGAAGGGCATCCTGCTCAAGTCCGGCAAGGAGCTCGAGGCGGACATCATCATCACCGCCACCGGCCTCAACCTGCAGATCTTCGGCGGCGCGACGCTGGGCGTCGACGGCACGAAGATCGCGCCCTCGGAGACGATGGCCTACAAGGGCCTGATGCTCAGCGAGATCCCCAACTTCGCGTTCATCATCGGCTACACCAACGCGTCGTGGACGCTGAAGGCCGACCTGGTCTGCGAGTACGTCGTCAAGGTGCTGCGCCGCATGGACGAGACCGGCACCCGGATGGTCGTCCCGCGTCGTGACCCGTCGGTCGCCGAGGAGCCGTTCCTGGACTTCGAGGCGGGCTACGTCATGCGCTCGATCGACTCGCTGCCCAAGCAGGGCGCGACGTTCCCGTGGCGGCTGAAGATGAACTACTTCAAGGACATCCTCGTCTTCCGCAAGGCCGTCGAGGACGAGGCGCTGGAGTTCTCGGCCTGA
- a CDS encoding TetR/AcrR family transcriptional regulator translates to MGTPKREQTDGRKRRWQQHNADRRQAVIEAALTVLARDLEPGAELSVQQIADEASVHRTVLYRYFEDRTDLDVAIQQEICSRAGELLLAAVTLEGTPRQIVERIIAAYVGWGADNVALMRFAERDIAGAASKPLDDAIGQIAEQIELVIGGFLAILDAEVDDDDRNALTPYVFLLVGGVIAAVRSWSSRDELVPPAPAFTRLLADVTWLQIEGLAASRRIEVPDLPVEQLLNFKEA, encoded by the coding sequence ATGGGGACGCCGAAGCGGGAGCAGACCGACGGGCGCAAGCGTCGCTGGCAGCAGCACAACGCCGACCGCCGGCAGGCGGTGATCGAGGCGGCGCTGACGGTGCTGGCGCGCGACCTCGAGCCCGGCGCCGAGCTCAGCGTCCAGCAGATCGCCGACGAGGCCTCGGTCCACCGCACCGTCCTCTACCGCTACTTCGAGGACCGCACCGACCTCGACGTCGCCATCCAGCAGGAGATCTGCAGCCGGGCCGGCGAGCTGCTGCTCGCCGCGGTCACCCTCGAGGGCACGCCGCGCCAGATCGTCGAGCGGATCATCGCGGCGTACGTCGGCTGGGGCGCCGACAACGTCGCCCTGATGCGCTTCGCGGAGCGCGACATCGCCGGCGCCGCGTCCAAGCCGCTCGACGACGCGATCGGCCAGATCGCCGAGCAGATCGAGCTCGTCATCGGTGGCTTCCTCGCCATCCTCGACGCCGAGGTCGACGACGACGACCGCAACGCGCTCACGCCGTACGTCTTCCTGCTCGTCGGCGGCGTCATCGCCGCCGTCCGCAGCTGGAGCTCGCGCGACGAGCTCGTCCCCCCGGCCCCCGCCTTCACGCGGCTGCTCGCCGACGTGACCTGGCTGCAGATCGAAGGTCTCGCAGCGTCCCGCAGGATCGAGGTGCCCGACCTCCCGGTCGAGCAGCTCCTCAACTTCAAGGAAGCCTGA
- a CDS encoding class F sortase, which yields MALERSGPQRVVHTRGPLRAVAHAGVAAALTVSLAVVLGGAVVPGADATPVERVRATAACSTPAGPFTPATTSIPAIGRSVSVVRVRRTPSGAVGTPPVTKRGKWLMGLDPQVRPGGGKGSVIMVAHTWPDDSALGNALLRSLAVGDRLQLANGSANACYQVTGRKKYGATKVPRKKAFRWWGPEQLVIVVCSGKRLGPGRWTHRTIWYATPVVDPG from the coding sequence ATGGCCCTCGAACGATCCGGGCCGCAGCGGGTCGTGCACACGCGTGGCCCGCTGCGCGCCGTCGCGCACGCAGGTGTCGCTGCGGCACTGACGGTCAGCCTCGCCGTGGTGCTGGGCGGGGCCGTCGTCCCCGGCGCGGACGCGACACCCGTGGAGCGGGTCCGCGCGACCGCGGCCTGCTCCACACCGGCAGGACCGTTCACCCCGGCGACGACCAGCATCCCCGCGATCGGCCGGTCGGTCAGCGTCGTGCGCGTGCGCCGTACCCCCTCGGGTGCGGTCGGCACGCCGCCGGTCACCAAGCGTGGCAAGTGGCTGATGGGCCTCGATCCGCAGGTCCGGCCGGGCGGCGGCAAGGGCAGCGTGATCATGGTGGCGCACACCTGGCCCGACGACTCGGCGCTCGGCAACGCGCTGCTCCGCTCGCTCGCCGTGGGTGACCGGCTCCAGCTCGCCAACGGCTCCGCGAATGCCTGCTACCAGGTCACCGGGCGCAAGAAGTACGGCGCCACCAAGGTCCCCCGCAAGAAGGCCTTCCGCTGGTGGGGGCCGGAGCAGCTGGTGATCGTGGTGTGCTCGGGCAAGCGGCTCGGCCCGGGGCGCTGGACTCACCGCACGATCTGGTACGCGACCCCCGTCGTCGATCCAGGCTGA
- a CDS encoding ATP-binding protein: protein MTRLRAQVRFGPLVRDLVRRAAPFTPAEDGWATHTLADSIRRVLLLATVGCQLVMLGAIFASDRPIGSLLPLLVAHVAVLFTTLVVRAGRLPLWLPIVGVDLLFVADWWAAASMNDPLLFAACWMFNLSSAMPAFVLRGRLALAMPAATVVLVPVAMLVTRPELPTTLPISVFVTRCAIVLATRICQTYLYDFAGRADATTIAAQRRRAAAATQEAASRASAEDARVLHDTVINTLAALASGGAAVRDADAVRERCARDIATVSALRDGAEPATDNGGLRAASFDPRIRVRHRGLDDDELARLEDDLLPARLRALRRAATELVQNAAKHAGVGEVDIRAEERDGRLVVTVADDGVGFDGQVGTSGGLAVSVLDRAREAGIEVDLDTAPGAGTRVTLTVPTTGAPPAKSGTERNIASIVQVLRRDACLLYAAGVSIIGFYLAVTNHPGEATPEYLMAGLSALGAGVAWRTTRRRESLPTWVVVLLTAAAAVGFVLSAAAVDYGREDPVLWQAIGATGPLIVITELGPRRSMAVWAALSYGAVVVAVAVAVGQSSQQAETITLIAGAAGLGLVAGWARFQHTIGAIGTQAAADQRAGWAADTRLAEREAADRSRARWRVAGLNRSLELLEAVYGATDPGAPALRERCASEEAYLRQLTLLHPDLVHVGQWFARALSDAHERGVRLVVRAGGTDLPAEMAAGVGDVVLAAVAETPRGTDLTVTLFPAPEGVRMTLVGAHPHVTAGIRSASGPIAVSAQVLSVGGQDVAELLLDVPA from the coding sequence GTGACCAGACTCCGAGCACAGGTCCGGTTCGGTCCCCTGGTCCGCGACCTGGTCCGTCGCGCGGCACCCTTCACCCCCGCCGAGGACGGCTGGGCGACGCACACCCTCGCCGACTCGATACGACGGGTGCTCCTGCTGGCCACCGTCGGCTGTCAGCTGGTGATGCTGGGCGCGATCTTCGCCTCCGACCGGCCGATCGGCTCACTGCTGCCCCTCCTTGTGGCTCACGTCGCGGTGCTGTTCACGACGCTGGTTGTCCGAGCTGGCCGACTGCCGCTGTGGCTGCCGATCGTGGGGGTCGACCTGCTGTTCGTGGCCGACTGGTGGGCCGCCGCGTCGATGAACGACCCGCTGCTGTTCGCGGCCTGCTGGATGTTCAACCTCAGCAGCGCCATGCCCGCGTTCGTGCTCCGCGGCCGCCTCGCCCTCGCGATGCCCGCCGCGACCGTGGTGCTGGTCCCGGTAGCCATGCTGGTGACCCGACCCGAGCTGCCCACCACTCTGCCGATCTCGGTGTTCGTCACCCGCTGCGCGATCGTGCTGGCGACCCGGATCTGCCAGACCTATCTCTACGACTTCGCGGGACGTGCCGACGCGACCACGATCGCCGCGCAACGCCGGCGGGCCGCGGCCGCCACCCAGGAGGCGGCCAGCCGGGCCTCCGCCGAGGACGCCCGGGTCCTGCACGACACCGTGATCAACACCCTCGCAGCCCTCGCCAGCGGCGGCGCCGCGGTGCGCGACGCCGACGCGGTGCGCGAGCGCTGTGCGCGCGACATCGCGACCGTCAGCGCGCTCCGCGATGGCGCCGAGCCGGCCACCGACAACGGTGGGCTACGGGCGGCGTCATTCGACCCCCGGATACGAGTTCGCCACCGCGGACTCGACGACGACGAGTTGGCCCGGCTCGAGGACGACCTGCTCCCGGCCCGACTCCGGGCGCTGCGCCGGGCCGCCACCGAGCTGGTCCAGAACGCCGCCAAGCACGCCGGTGTCGGCGAGGTCGACATACGCGCTGAGGAGAGGGACGGGCGCCTGGTGGTGACCGTCGCCGACGACGGCGTCGGCTTCGACGGGCAGGTCGGCACCTCCGGCGGCCTGGCCGTCTCGGTCCTGGACCGCGCCCGGGAAGCCGGGATCGAGGTCGATCTCGACACCGCGCCGGGCGCCGGGACACGGGTCACCCTGACCGTGCCGACCACCGGCGCACCGCCCGCCAAGTCCGGCACGGAGCGGAACATCGCCAGCATTGTGCAGGTGCTGCGCCGCGACGCCTGCCTGCTGTACGCCGCCGGGGTGTCCATCATCGGCTTCTACCTCGCCGTCACCAACCACCCGGGCGAGGCGACGCCGGAGTACCTGATGGCAGGCCTCTCCGCTCTCGGCGCGGGGGTGGCCTGGCGGACCACCCGGCGTCGCGAGAGCCTGCCGACGTGGGTGGTGGTCCTGCTCACCGCCGCGGCGGCGGTCGGGTTCGTGCTCTCCGCCGCGGCAGTCGACTACGGACGCGAGGATCCGGTGCTCTGGCAGGCCATCGGCGCGACGGGCCCGCTCATCGTGATCACCGAGCTCGGTCCCCGCCGGTCCATGGCGGTGTGGGCCGCGTTGTCGTACGGCGCCGTGGTCGTCGCAGTCGCGGTGGCCGTCGGACAGTCCTCCCAGCAGGCCGAGACGATCACCCTGATAGCGGGCGCGGCCGGGCTCGGACTGGTAGCTGGCTGGGCCCGGTTCCAGCACACGATCGGCGCGATCGGCACGCAGGCTGCGGCCGACCAACGGGCCGGCTGGGCCGCGGACACCCGGCTGGCGGAGCGGGAGGCAGCCGACCGGTCCCGAGCGCGTTGGCGCGTCGCCGGACTGAACCGCTCCCTGGAGCTCCTCGAGGCGGTGTACGGCGCCACCGACCCCGGCGCCCCGGCGCTGCGCGAGCGCTGCGCCAGCGAGGAGGCCTACCTGCGCCAGCTGACCCTGCTCCATCCCGACCTGGTCCATGTCGGCCAGTGGTTCGCCCGGGCGCTCAGCGACGCCCACGAACGCGGCGTCCGGCTGGTGGTGCGGGCCGGCGGCACCGACCTGCCCGCCGAGATGGCGGCCGGCGTAGGCGATGTCGTGCTGGCGGCGGTGGCCGAGACCCCGCGCGGCACGGACCTCACCGTCACCCTGTTCCCGGCCCCCGAGGGCGTCCGGATGACCCTGGTCGGCGCGCACCCCCACGTCACAGCCGGCATACGCTCGGCGAGCGGGCCGATCGCAGTGAGCGCCCAGGTGCTGTCGGTGGGCGGTCAGGACGTCGCGGAGCTCCTACTCGACGTGCCGGCCTGA
- a CDS encoding VWA domain-containing protein: MTEYAEQSGLLERHLAFVEALRGAGLSVSLAEDIDSLAALGAVRWGERATVRDAFAATMVKKQAQRTTFDALFDVYFPAMVGNGAVEQGGEEAGDGQVRDNAAALVDFRDRLAEALEAFEVGELDEAELRRMAAEMVGVFGAMPGRGPGLSSWSAYTALQRVAPQELVDKLVAGLMREGADEEDARRRANRRIGSFTAMVEDDARRRIAEEKGPDHVAEVAVRPSIDKLAFMAARRTDLDEMRKEIFPLARRLATRLAKEQHSRHARTAPLDFRRTVRASIATGGVPITTHHRPKRPHRTDLVVLCDVSGSVANFAQFTLLFVFALREVFQSMRAFTFIDHVHEVTGHFRPGADPVDVLSDLAAATSHAALWGRTNYGRAFTKFEENHLDALTPKTTLLILGDARSNYSDLHEDALRRLTGSVKRTFWLNPEHERNWGTGDSAAPAYGEIVRMIECRNLTQLSEFVHDLAW; encoded by the coding sequence ATGACCGAGTACGCCGAGCAGTCTGGGCTCCTCGAGCGCCATCTCGCGTTCGTCGAGGCGCTGCGCGGCGCCGGGCTGTCGGTCTCGCTCGCCGAGGACATCGACTCCCTCGCCGCGCTCGGCGCGGTGCGCTGGGGCGAGCGGGCGACGGTGCGCGACGCGTTCGCCGCCACGATGGTCAAGAAGCAGGCTCAGCGCACCACCTTCGACGCGCTCTTCGACGTCTACTTCCCCGCGATGGTCGGCAACGGCGCGGTCGAACAGGGTGGGGAAGAGGCCGGTGACGGGCAGGTGCGCGACAACGCTGCCGCCCTGGTCGACTTCCGTGACCGCCTGGCCGAGGCACTCGAGGCGTTCGAGGTCGGGGAGCTCGACGAGGCCGAGCTGCGCCGGATGGCCGCCGAGATGGTCGGCGTCTTCGGCGCGATGCCCGGCCGTGGGCCCGGGCTGTCGTCCTGGTCGGCCTACACCGCGCTGCAGAGGGTGGCTCCCCAGGAGCTCGTCGACAAGCTGGTCGCCGGGCTGATGCGGGAGGGCGCCGACGAGGAGGACGCCCGCCGCCGGGCCAACCGCCGGATCGGCTCGTTCACCGCCATGGTCGAGGACGACGCCCGCCGCCGCATCGCCGAGGAGAAGGGGCCCGACCACGTCGCCGAGGTCGCCGTGCGCCCCAGCATCGACAAGCTCGCCTTCATGGCCGCGCGTCGTACCGACCTCGACGAGATGCGCAAGGAGATCTTCCCGCTGGCCCGCCGGCTCGCCACCCGGCTCGCCAAGGAGCAGCACTCCCGGCACGCGCGTACCGCGCCGCTCGACTTCCGGCGCACCGTCCGCGCCTCGATCGCCACCGGCGGCGTACCGATCACGACGCACCACCGGCCCAAGCGGCCGCACCGCACCGACCTCGTCGTGCTCTGCGACGTCAGCGGCTCGGTGGCCAACTTCGCCCAGTTCACGTTGCTCTTCGTGTTCGCGCTGCGCGAGGTCTTCCAGAGCATGCGGGCCTTCACGTTCATCGACCACGTCCACGAGGTCACCGGCCACTTCCGGCCCGGTGCCGACCCGGTCGACGTCCTCAGCGACCTCGCCGCCGCCACCTCGCACGCCGCGCTGTGGGGCCGGACCAACTACGGCCGGGCGTTCACCAAGTTCGAGGAGAACCACCTCGACGCGCTCACGCCGAAGACGACCCTGCTCATCCTCGGCGACGCCCGTTCCAACTACAGCGACCTCCACGAGGACGCGCTGCGCCGGCTGACCGGCTCGGTGAAGCGGACCTTCTGGCTCAACCCCGAGCACGAGCGCAACTGGGGGACGGGCGACTCGGCCGCGCCGGCGTACGGCGAGATCGTGCGGATGATCGAGTGCCGCAACCTGACCCAGCTCAGCGAGTTCGTGCACGACCTCGCGTGGTGA